The Candidatus Paceibacterota bacterium genome contains the following window.
TCATCGGCGACATGGGGAGCGAACGGAGCAAGGAGCCTGACGAATATGCCGAAATCGTCAGCCGAAAGGGCCGGCTCTTTTTCAAGCGCATTCAAGAGGATCATGAGGGACGAGACGGCCGTGTTGAATCCCATGGCTTCGATATCGGTAGAGACCTTTTTAACGGTCTTATGGAGGAGCGTCTCGGCTTCCCTTGAAACCTTCGCGCCCTTGGTTATTTTTTCGGCGAGAGCGTATGCTCTTTCGACGAATCGGCGCGGTCCGATGATGCTCTTGGTGTCCCACGCGATGGCCTGATCGAAGGGCCCCATGAACATCTCATAGAGGCGGAGCGAATCGGCGCCATAGGTCGCCACGAGGTCGTCAGGATTGACGACGTTACCGAGCGATTTGGACATTTTGACGCCTCCTTCGGCGAGTATGAGGCCGTGCGACGTGCGCTTCATGTACGGCTCGTCCGTATTTACCGCCCCGATGTCGAAAAGGAATTTATGCCAGAAGCGCGAATACAAGAGATGCAGCGTCGTGTGCTCCATGCCGCCGTTATACCAATCTACGGGCGCCCAATACGCGATCTTGTCCTGCGCGGCGAATGCTTCTTTATTCTTCGGATCTATATAGCGGAGATAGTACCAAGAAGAACCTGCCCAATTTGGCATTGTATCGGTCTCTCGGCGCGCAGGGCCTTTGCATTTCGGGCATGTGACGCTCACCCAGTCCGTAATGACGGAAAGCGGAGATTCGCCCGTATCGGTCGGCTCGTATTTTTTCACCTTGGGCAATTCGACGGGCAAGTCTTTTTCAGGAACGGGAACCCAGCCGCACGATTCGCAATGGATCATCGGTATAGGCTCGCCCCAGTAGCGCTGGCGCGAGAATATCCAGTCGCGGAGCTTGTACTTCACGACCCAAGCGCCGCCCACGGCTTCAGTGATCTTCTTGCGGGCTTCAACGGATTCCATGTCATCGAAATCATTGGAATTGAAAAGGATACCGTCATCGGCATAGACATAGTCATCGTTATCAAGGATATTCAAGATGAAATCGCCCTCGAATACGGTGAAGAAATTCTTGAGCTCGTTTCTCTTCTTCCAGACGACCTCGTGGAGAGCAGACTCTCTTTCATCGACGGCCGCGCGTTCGTCATTCTCCAGATCGAAGAATACGAAACTGAAATGAGCGTGGCGATTTTGCTTTTTGACGCGGTGATAGAAGAACGTGTTTATCTTTATATCCGACGTCCTCATGTGCTTTAGGTTTTTGTAGCCAGTCTCTTCGAGGACCTCGCGGCGGGCCGCTTCGACGAGGTCTTCGCCTTTTTCCACGCCGCCTGTGAAGAGGCCGTGCATATGGATTCCCTTCCAGCTATTGCAGAGGTACGTGCCGTCCTCCGGATTTCGCACGACGATACAAACCGCGTCGCGCTTTACGAACGGCAAATCGGGCCTAATCGCTCCTTCGCCGGAGAGACCTTTGAATGCAGGCTCGATGACGCGACGGATCGGCAATCCGAACTTCTTGGCGAACGCATGGTCGCGCTCGTCGTGGGCAGGTACGGCCATGACCGCGCCAGTTCCATACGTCGCGAGCACGTAATCGGAAATGAATACGGGAATCTCTTCGCCATTCGCCGGATTTATCGCCACAACACCATCGAGCTTTACGCCGGTCTTTTCTTTCTGGGCGTCGGTGCGGGCGATCTCGTCCATTTTCTTGGCAGCCGAAACGTATCTTTCGACTTCCGTCTTGTTTTTATATGAAAGCCTGGAAACAAGCTCATGCTCCGGCGCCAGAACGAGGTATGTCACGCCGAAGAGCGTGTCGGGACGGGTCGTAAACACGCGGACTTTTTCATTCGCGCCTTTGACTGCGAAATCAAGCTCCGCGCCTTCGCTCCGGCCGATCCAATTCCTCTGCTGGATCTTTATCTTCTCCAGATAATCTACTTTGCCGAGGTCGTCATAGAGCCTGTCGGCGTATTTAGTGATAGCGAGCATCCATTGCTCTTTGACGCGCTTCTCCACCGGAGTACCGCAGCGCTCGCAGCAGCCGTTCACGACTTCCTCGTTCGCCAGTCCGATCTTGTCCTTGGGACACCAGTTGATCTCGGTCTTGGCTTTGTATGCGAGGCCCTTTTTATACATCTCTATGAATATCCACTGGGTCCAGCGGAAATACGCCGGATCGCTCGTATTCACTTCGCGCGACCAATCGAACGATAGGCCGAGGGATTTGAGCTGCCTTCGGAAGTTATCGGTATTCTCTTCCGTCACATCCTTCGGCTGGCGGCCGGTCTTGATGGCGTAGTTTTCCGTAGGCAGTCCGAAAGCGTCCCAGCCTATGGGATACAAGACGTTCTCGCCCTGCATGCGGCGCTTCCTCGCGACGATATCCATCGCGGTGTAGCTCCTGATATGGCCGGTATGGAGGCCAGAACCCGACGGGAACGGAAATTCGACGAGAGGATAGAATTTCTTCTTCGCGCTCTTATCGTCCGCCTCGTATATGCCCCGCTTCTCCCACTCTTTCTGCCACTTCTTCTCTATTTTCGAGTGATCGTACTTTTTCATCTGCTAGATAGCGCCCTTCGCCCTCACCGGATAGAGGTCGGGATCGATGTTTCGGTCGAAACAGGCCGTGCCCATGCCGTGCGCCCAGTTATTAGAGCCGGAAGCCGCGGCCGACATGCCGTAATCGGCCGCGTATTTATTTATGCTCGCGGCGCCGGATTTAAGGTTGAAGTCGGCGCAGACCTTGAACGACACCGCGCCGGTCTTCTGATATCCGTATGCCGTGCCCGTTTCAGGGTCGACAGGGACCATGAAGCTCGATATCGGGTCGTTGAGGCTCGCGATATCGGTCGGCAACGCTCCCTTCTGCTGCCAGTAATTGACGATCTGCCACTGGATCGACGTGAGGTCGTTCACGCGCCTTTCGTCGAAGCGCGCGGCACGAGCCTGCATCGGCGAGCCGACGAGCACGAAGCCGGTCACGAGAGATCCGAAGACGAGGAGCGACGCCAGGGATATGATGAGAAGCGTCTTCTTCGGAGCGTCGGCGGCGAAGGTCTTCTTGAGGTCATAAAAGTAATAGCTGAAGACCGCCCCGGAAACCACGAGCACGGAGACGATCTTCCAGATGAAGCGCGACGTGATCTCGCCTCCGAGGAACGTGTTCACGAGAACGACCAGATCTATGACAACCGCAACGCCCGTGATGAAGAGCGTCAGATATGTAAGCCACTTCCTCACCGCGATGTCCTTCTTCTCAGGATTAGCGCGGACGTACTTGTCTATATAAGACGCGATGACGAGATAGAGCGGGAATACGATGAGAAGGCATGCGATTGCCGCGCGGATCGGGCCGGAATAGAAATCAGTCGCGTAATAATAGGAATTGAGCATATCCGGGAACGCGCGGTTGATGATGGCGAAGAGGAGGCTGACGAGCGATACGACGCTCACATAGAGACCCGCGAAGCTCGCGAGATATATGAAGAAATCCTTGGCTGTGGTTTTGTTTGGCATATGCTCAATGATAATGAACCGGGCATGAAAAAGCCAGGCTGCAGAGCCTGGCTTTTTCGCTACATCGTCGCAGGAGCCGACGACGACATGCATGCCTTGCAGTCCTTCTTGTGGGTGAAGAGGACGAGAAGGCCGGAGAGGCCTACAAGTATGTAGACGATCTTCTCAACGGCAGGCCAGCTGCCGAGGATCATGTTCACGAGGTTCCATCCGAGCGCGGTCAAGCCCCAGTTTACGGCGCCGACGACGACGAGGATGAAGGCGATCATGTGAAGTGCTTTCATGGTCTCAAAAGATATGTTGATAAAAATCCGCTGCGACTTTTACTCATCAATTATATCAACTTGGCAAGAGTTTGGCGCGATAGAGTTATGCACAGAGTCTCGTCCTCCGTTCCCGCGCCCTAAACCATGAATCTTAGAGGACCGACGGCCTATAAAGCTAAGCCCCATATCCTTTTTGACAAGAAGATGGGGTTAGAGGCTTTTCTTTTTCGCTTTTTCTGTATCCTTGATCTGTCTGATCTTGGATCGATTCACGGCGATGATCTCTTTGAGCCGTGCGGCCCCGAGCTCTCGTCGCATGCCTTGAGCGACGAGAGATAGCTCGTATCTACAATCGGCGATCTCTTGTCGGAGGCTCCTGATCTGTCCATACGGGCCGGTACCCGATACTCCAAGTGCCATAAAGCACCTCCTTTCTAGAGTCAGCCTAGCATAGATCTGCCTAGACCATGAATTCTATGACGTCTCCGTCCTTCACGATATAGTCTTTGCCTTCGGTCCTGACCTGCCCTTTTTCGCGCGCAGCGGCATAGGAGCCTGCGGCGAGCAATTTGTCCCATTCGATGACCTGCGCGCGGACGAATTTGGCGATGAAGTCGGTATGAATGACGCCCGCGGCGGTCGGCGCATTCCAGCCTTTTTGTATGGTCCAGCCGCGAGTCTCGTCTTCGCCCGTCGTGAAATAGGTGATAAGGCCGAGGAGCTCGTACGATTTTTTGATAAGCGCGTCGATACCGTTGTCTGCCCCGAGGCCCTGGCGCATCTCGGCCTTCTCGGCTTCGGTCATGTCTTTGAGGTCGTGCTCGATTCCGGCGTCTACGACGACGTACCCTGCCCCGCTCTTCTGGATGAAATCGATTAATTTGATAAAGCGCTCGTCTCTCATCTCGTCCAAGTTTTTACCGCCCGACTTCTTATTCAACACATAGAGGATCTTCTTCGACGTCAGAAGATGGAGCTGCTTGTAGAGCGGCGTTTCGAACTCGTCAGGCATAACGGACGATGCGAGCCTACCCTCTTCAAGAGCGGGTTTAAGGCGCTCGAGCAATCTCATCTCGATGATCGCTTCTTTTTTGTTTCCTTTCACATCCTTGGCGACGTTCTGCATGCGCTTGGTCACGGTATCGAGATCGGCGAATATGAGCTCCATATTGATGACCTCTATGTCGTGGAGCGGGTCTATCTTGTTCGCAACGTGGATGATGTCGTCGTCTTCGAATATGCGGACGACTTCGGCGATGGCGTCGGTCTCGCGGATGTTCGAGAGGAATTTATTGCCGAGGCCTTCGCCCTGAGCGGCGCCTTTCACGAGGCCGGCGATATCCACGAATTCGACAGCGGCCGGAACGGTCTTCTTGGATTTCGAGAGATCGGAGAGCTTCCAGAGGCGCTCGTCGGGCACGGCGACGACGCCGACCGACGGGTCGATCGTGGCGAACGGATAGTTGGCGACAAGGACGCTCTTCTTGGTGAGAGCGTTGAAAAGCGTCGATTTGCCGACGTTCGGAAGCCCGACGATGCCGATAGAGAGGGACATAGGGCTTTACCTTATACTATTTTGCCTTCCTGCCAAGCTTCTCGACGACCGAAAGGAGCCTCTGCGACTTTTCAAGCGGCATCTTCTTCATGCCTGAGAACCAGGTCTTCCTCACCGGAGCGAAGCCGGAGAATCGGAGGACGCCGCGGACCCAGCTGTTTATATTGCCACCGAACAATGCCCAGAGGATAAGGGGATGCGTATCCGACGTGACGATGACGCGCGCCGAACGCCCCTTCAATCGGCGATACCAGCCCGGCACCAGGCCTTTCCTGAAATTGAACGCGAAGCCCGGCATCCAGACGCGGTCTACGAGACCCTTCATGAGAGCGGGGATGTCAGACCACCAAATCGGGAATACCGATACGAAATGCTCCGACCATTTGACGTTCTCCTGGAATCGCACGAGGTCGGGCT
Protein-coding sequences here:
- a CDS encoding DUF5671 domain-containing protein, whose amino-acid sequence is MPNKTTAKDFFIYLASFAGLYVSVVSLVSLLFAIINRAFPDMLNSYYYATDFYSGPIRAAIACLLIVFPLYLVIASYIDKYVRANPEKKDIAVRKWLTYLTLFITGVAVVIDLVVLVNTFLGGEITSRFIWKIVSVLVVSGAVFSYYFYDLKKTFAADAPKKTLLIISLASLLVFGSLVTGFVLVGSPMQARAARFDERRVNDLTSIQWQIVNYWQQKGALPTDIASLNDPISSFMVPVDPETGTAYGYQKTGAVSFKVCADFNLKSGAASINKYAADYGMSAAASGSNNWAHGMGTACFDRNIDPDLYPVRAKGAI
- a CDS encoding class I tRNA ligase family protein; the encoded protein is MKKYDHSKIEKKWQKEWEKRGIYEADDKSAKKKFYPLVEFPFPSGSGLHTGHIRSYTAMDIVARKRRMQGENVLYPIGWDAFGLPTENYAIKTGRQPKDVTEENTDNFRRQLKSLGLSFDWSREVNTSDPAYFRWTQWIFIEMYKKGLAYKAKTEINWCPKDKIGLANEEVVNGCCERCGTPVEKRVKEQWMLAITKYADRLYDDLGKVDYLEKIKIQQRNWIGRSEGAELDFAVKGANEKVRVFTTRPDTLFGVTYLVLAPEHELVSRLSYKNKTEVERYVSAAKKMDEIARTDAQKEKTGVKLDGVVAINPANGEEIPVFISDYVLATYGTGAVMAVPAHDERDHAFAKKFGLPIRRVIEPAFKGLSGEGAIRPDLPFVKRDAVCIVVRNPEDGTYLCNSWKGIHMHGLFTGGVEKGEDLVEAARREVLEETGYKNLKHMRTSDIKINTFFYHRVKKQNRHAHFSFVFFDLENDERAAVDERESALHEVVWKKRNELKNFFTVFEGDFILNILDNDDYVYADDGILFNSNDFDDMESVEARKKITEAVGGAWVVKYKLRDWIFSRQRYWGEPIPMIHCESCGWVPVPEKDLPVELPKVKKYEPTDTGESPLSVITDWVSVTCPKCKGPARRETDTMPNWAGSSWYYLRYIDPKNKEAFAAQDKIAYWAPVDWYNGGMEHTTLHLLYSRFWHKFLFDIGAVNTDEPYMKRTSHGLILAEGGVKMSKSLGNVVNPDDLVATYGADSLRLYEMFMGPFDQAIAWDTKSIIGPRRFVERAYALAEKITKGAKVSREAETLLHKTVKKVSTDIEAMGFNTAVSSLMILLNALEKEPALSADDFGIFVRLLAPFAPHVADELWADLGNRKLVNVAPWPVADESKIADESAKIVVQVNGKVRGDFVAPRGAEKAALEKAALALDDVKKWVGDKKPEKVIVVQDKLVSIVVK
- a CDS encoding DUF378 domain-containing protein; the encoded protein is MKALHMIAFILVVVGAVNWGLTALGWNLVNMILGSWPAVEKIVYILVGLSGLLVLFTHKKDCKACMSSSAPATM
- a CDS encoding NAD(P)H-dependent oxidoreductase, which codes for MRSKRVFIFIGNPDHDSFSTALAESYAKGAQSAGHEVRIMHIADMRFDPILHRGYKVIQQFEPDLVRFQENVKWSEHFVSVFPIWWSDIPALMKGLVDRVWMPGFAFNFRKGLVPGWYRRLKGRSARVIVTSDTHPLILWALFGGNINSWVRGVLRFSGFAPVRKTWFSGMKKMPLEKSQRLLSVVEKLGRKAK
- the ychF gene encoding redox-regulated ATPase YchF yields the protein MSLSIGIVGLPNVGKSTLFNALTKKSVLVANYPFATIDPSVGVVAVPDERLWKLSDLSKSKKTVPAAVEFVDIAGLVKGAAQGEGLGNKFLSNIRETDAIAEVVRIFEDDDIIHVANKIDPLHDIEVINMELIFADLDTVTKRMQNVAKDVKGNKKEAIIEMRLLERLKPALEEGRLASSVMPDEFETPLYKQLHLLTSKKILYVLNKKSGGKNLDEMRDERFIKLIDFIQKSGAGYVVVDAGIEHDLKDMTEAEKAEMRQGLGADNGIDALIKKSYELLGLITYFTTGEDETRGWTIQKGWNAPTAAGVIHTDFIAKFVRAQVIEWDKLLAAGSYAAAREKGQVRTEGKDYIVKDGDVIEFMV